A single genomic interval of Bos javanicus breed banteng chromosome 8, ARS-OSU_banteng_1.0, whole genome shotgun sequence harbors:
- the RPS6 gene encoding small ribosomal subunit protein eS6, translating into MKLNISFPATGCQKLIEVDDERKLRTFYEKRMATEVAADALGEEWKGYVVRISGGNDKQGFPMKQGVLTHGRVRLLLSKGHSCYRPRRTGERKRKSVRGCIVDANLSVLNLVIVKKGEKDIPGLTDTTVPRRLGPKRASRIRKLFNLSKEDDVRQYVVRKPLNKDGKKPRTKAPKIQRLVTPRVLQHKRRRIALKKQRTKKNKEEAAEYAKLLAKRMKEAKEKRQEQIAKRRRLSSLRASTSKSESSQK; encoded by the exons ATGAAG CTGAACATCTCTTTCCCGGCCACTGGCTGCCAGAAGCTCATTGAAGTGGACGATGAACGAAAACTTCGTACCTTCTACGAGAAGCGTATGGCCACAGAAGTTGCTGCTGACGCTCTGGGTGAAGAATGGAAG GGTTATGTGGTCCGAATCAGTGGCGGGAACGATAAGCAGGGTTTCCCCATGAAGCAGGGTGTCTTGACCCATGGCAGAGTTCGCCTGCTACTGAGTAAGGGGCATTCCTGTTACAGACCAAGGAGGACTGGAGAGAGAAAGCGCAAATCTGTACGGGGTTGCATTGTGGATGCCAATCTGAGTGTTCTCAATTTGGTCATCGTGAAAAAAG ggGAAAAGGATATTCCTGGACTCACTGATACTACAGTGCCTCGTCGCCTGGGTCCCAAAAGAGCCAGCAGAATCCGCAAACTTTTCAATCTCTCTAAAGAAGATGATGTCCGCCAATATGTTGTGCGAAAGCCCCTAAACAAAGACG GTAAGAAACCTAGGACTAAAGCACCCAAGATTCAGCGTCTCGTGACTCCACGAGTTCTGCAGCACAAACGCCGGCGTATTGCTCTGAAGAAACAGCgtactaagaaaaataaagaagaggctGCAGAATATGCTAAACTTTTGGCCAAGAGAATGAAG gaGGCCAAAGAAAAACGGCAGGAACAGATTGCCAAGAGACGGAGGCTGTCCTCTCTGAGAGCTTCTACTTCTAAGTCTGAGTCCAGTCAAAAATGA